Sequence from the Rutidosis leptorrhynchoides isolate AG116_Rl617_1_P2 chromosome 3, CSIRO_AGI_Rlap_v1, whole genome shotgun sequence genome:
cattcatgaaaaatagttcaaagtttttgagattcagtttaacagactttgcttatcgtgtcggaatcatataaagtttaagtttaaatttggtcggaaattcccgggtcgtcacagctgaACCGACGCCAGGGAGGTGTCAACCGACCGTCAATCACAACCGATGTCAACGCCAACACCAGAAGTGACGACACTTTCGCTAGACACCCAAAATATGCTATTAGTGAAATTTTTAACAAATTTGAAGCAAGACCTACTCCCTCCTATCTCAAAAATAATTGAACAACTCAACCTATCCTTGGATGGTTTATAACTAACGTAAGATGTTATCACAAGTtttgttttatttcaaaatttagcaGAAAAGAAAGAAAGGGAGGCAGACTAATGAAAAAGGTGCCATGTAAGCACACAATTCTAAAAAAGGTATTATATTTTCTTTCGCTAGAGATTCGGAAACAATGATAAGTTGTTTCGATACTTATAATTATACAGAATTTTAGCAGTATTATCATTCTACATGTATTAAAAAACGAAACTTTAACGAAGCCAATCGTAATATCTGGGACTTATTAATTAATAAGACGACCCTGTTACATAACCCAAATCAGCACATACGATAATGTGTTGAATTGTAGATAATAAGTAGGAGATTGGAATTTATAAAAAAGCTACTTTCAAATTAAATACAACATGAATCTGAAAGTAAGTTCAATAAAACATAGGCAAACAAAAACCGATAAAGGTAACAAAGTTTAATTGTCGACAAAGTAGTAGAGGTACCAAAACATAAAACAGTCCACTTACGCTAACGCAGATTCAAAATCTTGACAACAAAATGAGTGAGTTGCAGATTATATCTAAGCCTTGGTCTTTTCTTTTGCCTTTTGGATCTTCAAGACCTTCTTCACAATCTTTTGTTCTTCAACCAAAAAGGCCCTTATGATCCTAATCAGAAACCCAACAAACAGTTTGCTAAATATACGACCCGAAAAATAAATCAAAGCCAACAAGAAAAAGTACATATTTATGCAAAATAAATATAGCATACCTTTCCCTTACGGCACCTGCAGAAAGGACACCACCATAAGCACGATTAACAGTTCTCCTGTTACGTGATAATCTTGACCTCCTGTATTCAGCAGGTCTCAAGTGAGGAATCTGCACAAATCACAAAACATAATATATGAGAGACCTTAAAAATATGATGGCACTAGTTTAAGTACAAATATTCATGCAACTAAGTGCAAAAGAATATCATCTAAAGAATAACAGACGCTTAATGATATAAAAAAACCACTTCTTTCATATGAATATCATCTAAAGAAGCTGTTTGAAAATGATAATATATTTAACATGAACTTTCATTTTTCCATGTGAAAATTGATCTATAAACAGAGCGCAACCTGGAGAAGATGTTGATAAATATAGATCCTATATGATATAAAATGATTGAAAATTTGACATAAGTAGGCATAATAGAGCATAGTCGAAACAGTTGAGTTTATAAGAGCATAAACACAAAAATAAAGATATAAAATTCCAACTCTGAATATAATCACTTGCACTTAAGGTTGTTTGGAGAAGAGACCAAATAGTTGACAAATCAATATATAGGATAACAATTGTGAATCATACTACAAGTATAATATCATTACTATCAATAACTACGGCATAATTTAATCGTATTAAAAACTACTGTATAATTTACAATAGCATAAATGATTAAATTCAAATCACTTGACTCTTATCAGATGATCTCATATCCAATTATCTCATATACGAATCATTTTCATCACACATTCAATACTACTCCGTAATtaattactacctccgtctcattccaatagtccacggacaaaaaacacgcagttttagaaaatcccactaacttcatttctccaccaatgaaatatcttctctctccaaatccaccaatgaaatatcatctttcctttctatttatggaagtggactatcagaatgggacaacccaaaatggaatactagcctattggaatgagacggaggtagtaactTACAGTTATATTCTATGAAAAAATGCATCATACTATTACTATTCTTATGTATCAATTTACTTTTATAAACATAACCTAATCAATAATAATGTACATTTTTCTACAAATAAACACTTCAAAAGTAGtacaattttaataattacaaaaaCCTCATAACCTCAAATCATTAACAGATAAGTACAATTTCTATGCAAATCTAACAAACAACAATTAGCCAATCCTATCATTGTTTCAATCCAGTAAagcttatatgtatattataacagtacatatatacacaaatacatacatttatataaatatacatacaaaaACAGTAATCATACCCCTTGGATTCTCTTGCCAGTAACTGGACATTTAGGTCCACTTGCCCTCTTCTTTGTAGTCTGATACACCAACTTACCACCTATCAAATCAAACACACATACATTCAATTAACTAGCTTCCTGTAACAAATCAAcaaatcataaaccctaatttataaaatgcaaaatCACAGATAGAATTAAATTACCAGGGGTTTTAACAACCCGATGTTGGTTTGATTTGGTGGCATAACTGTGGCGTTTACGGTACGTCAATCGTTGCACCATTTTTACTCTCAATCTCTCGACTGATTCAATGTTATTGAATAGAGGCTGGAGAAGAAGGAATATAGAAGAATGATAAggatattatatatatgtgtacagCGTGCCCTAGTTTGTAACGTTACTTTGGGCCTGCATTTTCTGTTGGGCTTGTATTTCATCAACGGCCCATCCAAATATGTTAAAATAGAATAAAAATCATTATTCATTACGTTATTAATAttaacttaattaatattaatattaatattaatattaatattaataataaatatttcgaaAGTTAATCAGTAGTTTGGATTTTCAGTTGTAATCACTATTTGGTATTGTTGAGTTTTAACTAGTGGTGATATATATATGAGGTACAATTTTTATTAACCGCACGAGACACACTTAATTATAAATAGCCCATCATGAATATTGACCTCGATATTGCTATGTCAAAGACTTTTTACTACATAactgtaagaccctaataataattgtacagcagtgtaattatgatacatgaagtgtgggtgactttgtatattaaaaaagaggtcagagagtgatctgggctgggtgcgcatagcgcacacataggggtgcgcgtggcgcactcctcactgtagccgggttctgcttgttttaattagatattttgatgggctttttggtaatttcacttgtggacgagtttgaggccagtaggtcagatcttggggtgtcattcactccatttccaacaacctcatcctatccacttcaattttagagagagatagtgagattcttgtgtgagaaagctcaagcaaaggaagaaggagctagttttgagtcttagctcgagttataaagttgttcatctcctctctagctacgttttggttgtagtagtatgttctaactttaattttcttactttgattttgtgtaagggttagggtttgggtaaatggtgaacataaaacccatgtttggcgattttgggtgttcttgggtaagattgagtcatgtagactcaatagtaactaacctagggttttaaagtattaattggggtgtatgaacataaattggttagcaaattactagcacacctaaatgtttagtaaatgggtgttaggagggtttgtggaagacccgaaatgggtgtgttgacattaaagtgattaaatgagtaattgttgacctagttgggcaagatgggtgtGAAATGTCATAAGTTTGTGTAAGAcggtgttgttagaccttaatcactagcttttaatgaTTGATGATGGGTTTTGACCTTAAATGACGGTTTTGGTAAATGGGGCATTTAAGGCAATTAAGTCATTGAATGCACATGTGTAAATTGTTGGCATTTAGTCtaactagtttgtgtgttaatagagtacttattatattaggtactttgctttaaagcttgcggagttataaaatcgtcaccaaattgttaaggtgagtggagtaattatacatgtatgtatatggtgcatttatttgtatgctatggtatgacccacgTAGCCGGGAGTGCCGTAGTATGTGTGAGTGTACTATGatctgaaccacggagccggtagcatcaaagtgtgaaccacggagccggtagcactataaaaatgagatgtgaaccacggagccggtagcactataaaaattaggtgtgaaccacggagccggtagcaccgaagtgtgaaccacggagccggtagcactataaaagagtatgactcgaatgcgtagtgacgtgaaccacggagccggtagcgtcatagcattacgtatggtgtgaaccacggatccGGTAGCACCATGtcgtgtgtatggttaaccatatagcttgtgtatgtgttgttgtatagcataatatattattttggtgaatatgctaatgattatgctagttgcggtatttggaggtaTTTAGCTTGTactcggagtttgtatgctaattgttgtTACTAGCGAATATTACGGTGTATGTAAGtgcatgcaagtaggtatattatatatgtatatgtataattattgcattcactaagttttgcttaccctctcgttgtttatctttttataggctctggcgttgacaagggtaagggcattcgattggattagagatcctgcttgttgtttaggggacgcttttgggatgtgatagcttttggagtttgaccgagacttgggtagtttaaccccaaacaccatgctcatagtgtcgtttggaaattaaactaatgtggtcgaaactcatgatttgtacgaaactcgtaaaatggccgatgtgggtcccgttttgtaaaactcattttatgtttgaatcgtatgagtttttcatattagaacatgttgtgaaaagcgtttcgtctaattatgtcgggaagtgggagatctttatttgaaaatttacaaaaccggacagaactgatttGGGGCCTGTGCGCGCAGCGCACCCtgtggtggtgcgcgtggcgcactccactgttataaaaaaaataaaaaattgtttcgcgtaatcggttggttattggtttgggttgttacaagtggtatcagagcatggtctaagggatttaggcgacttgagataggtgcctagacttagacttaattgtgtatgcgctttatgcgggacttataggagatgggtcggaccgggtgttgattagtgcttaggtttatgtgaactaaccttgcgctaattgttttgtgttgtgttagaaatcatcaagcgagatagacgttatactagcaagttaatgcgacgtgctcgcgtaacaatgattagctaccattgttacgggttcaaatcgtgtcaaacaagcgatgtactacgattgttgagtaagatggggtagtgtggtgtatatgtatatacatgtgtgttaagtcctttcgtttcgttgtttaatcttttccgttttatataatgaagatgagaaatggacacgacaccaatgacggaagtacgagtgaggacgttgagttcacggccaaagttgaggccatctttaaacgtcaaaaagcggagtttctcgaagatgttaagaagatgttcctagatacgattgacgagcaactagtcaatgtggtaaaggagcaagttaatgccgttcttcaagaggataatgtggggagacgggacttcttctataagaatttcaaggactctcaacctcccaccttcgatggtgaacgggacccacttaagagtgcccgttggatctccgatatggagggggcttttcgtacatgtgaatgccctcttgataaaaagacgagatatggttgtagcatgttaagaggtgatgctaaattgtggtgggacgcgaagatccaactttatggcgaagaacaatgcatggaattcacttgggatgaattcaagaaggagtttttcaatgaataccgaacttcgcccgatcttacaaggcttaaggacgagttacgttccttgaggcaagggtcgatggatttgaacactctcaaatctgttttcttgtcaaagacccaattttgcccggagtatgtcgggaatgataaaatgttgaaagaagatttttaccgaatcttgaacgataactatcaagaaaagattagtgtaaatgtggtaaaaagctttgatgaattgttcaacatggcaaagggttttgaggcgctcgttttGAGAAAGAGTAGCTTTACTTTcggcaaaagaaagtttgagggttcgagccattcgaacttttcaaacaagaatagTAAGAAGGGCTCCAAAagcgttggtagtgtgaagaagggtgcgtccGGGGGCTTTGGACtcaaatgttataattgtggatgacaaggacacatggctcgtgattgtacaaatGCATCATCTACACCCaagctcacttgttataattgtggtaaagaagggcacaagagaacggaatgtcccgatttgaataatgatcatgttaagaagttagagaaggcggtgggtaccgctaggggtcgcaattatttgatgaccaatgaggaagccaagcaatctaacgaagttgtttcaggtactttcatggttaattctaatccggcaaggatactctttgatagtggtgcaaacttgtcgtttgtgtcaccaaaatttgtgcctaaacttaataaaccgttagctaagttaagtcgtccgatagaagttgaaatagcggatggcaagacggtgctagcggttgatgtgtgtaaaaattgtaatgttgtgtttggtgccgaaagttttaaaatcgatctcattccgatgactttgggtgattttgatatcgttgttggtatggattggctcgatcataatagagccgatattgcatgccatgataagtttattcgggtaaagaccccaagtgggggagagttgattattcacggtgataaacgaagaagacttgtgccgatatgcacttttgtacgggcacgtcgtttccttgttagtggttgcatgacttttcttacccatgttgttgatactcgagatgagccaccacccattcgtgaaattccggtggtgaatgaatttgaagacgtttttccgaatgagttaccgggtgtttcggcagaaagacaagttgaatttcgcattgagttggttccgggggctacccccattgctaaaactccttatcgtttagcaccaacgaaaatgcaagagttgttaaatcaaacccaagagttgcttgaaaagggtttcattcgaccgagtgcttcgccatggggcgctccggttttattcgtgaagaagaaggatggtagtatgcggatgtgcatcgattatcaggagttgaacaaagtgacgatcaagaatcgttatcctttgcctaagattgacgatttgtttgaccaactccaaggtgcaacgtatttctctaaaatcgacctacggtccggctatcaccaaatgcgggtccgtgaggaagatatcaagaaaacgacttttcgaacgcgttatgggcattttgagtttgtggtaatgccttttggtcttacgaatgcaccggcggcattcatggatattatgaaccgagtgtgccaacctatgttagacaattcggtaattgtgttcatcgacgacatacttgtctactcgaagagtatgaaggaacatgaacatcatttgcggggtgtgttaaagatgttgcggaaggagaagttgtatgctaaattctccaaatgtgaattttggctaagggaagtttaattccttggccatattgtgaacgaaaatggtattcaactAGATCTGGGGAAggttgagacggtaaagagttggggacgaccgactacgcctacggaaatccgaagttttctcggattggccggttattatcgtcggtttatccaagatttttctaaaattgcttctccattgacgaaattgacgagaaagaacgctagatttaattgggaaaacgagcaagagatttcttttcaattgttaaaagagaagttaagtcaagctccggtgttagttttaccggaaggtgtagaagacatgacggtttattgtgatgcatctttaaatgggatcggttgtgttctaatgcaaaggggtaaagtcatcgcttatgcctctcgacaattaaaggaacacgaaacgagatatccgactcatgatcttgagttggcggcggttgtgcatgcgttgaaaatttggcgccattacttgtatggtgtcaagtgtacgatttattcggatcacaagagtttgaaacaccttttgatcaaagagatttgaattatcgtcaacgtagatggatggatggatgtggtgaaagactatgattgtgaaatactttatcatccgggtaaggcgaatgtggtcgtggatgcattaagtcgaaagggtcaacatccggcgatacgagtgggATCGttgcgcatgattattactaacgatttccttgtaaagcttggtgagactcaaatcgaagcttttgttaacaataagcatgaggaacgaatcgtgggacaaacggagtttattaccttaggtccacatggtttgttatcttttcaaggaagagtgtaggtgcctaaaatgggtgatcatagatgagtgctacttgatgaagcacataagtcaaagtattccattcacccgggcgcgacgaaaatgtatcttgatttgaggaaagagtattggtggccgggcatgaaacgtgatgttgttaagtatgttgaacaatgcgtcacgtgtttgcaagtgaaatccgaacaccaaaagccgtatggtaagttacaaccgttggaaattccgaaatggaaatgggagcacattaccatggatttcattacaaaattaccaaagacggctagaacccaatttgactcgatttgggtaatagttgatcgattgacgaagagtgccttgtttcttcccattcgggaagcgatatcatcggagactttggctaagttgtttatcaaggaggtgatagcgagacacggggttcctatatctattatttcggatcgagatacccgtttcacatcttggttttgggaaaagtttcatgaagatatgggcacacaattgaaattgagcacggcgtatcatcctcaaacggacggtcaaaccgaacgtacgaatcaaactttggaggatatgttacgggcgtgtattattgatttcagtggtagttgggatgagcacttacctttggtggaattttcgtacaataatagttatcatactagtatcgggatgccaccttacgagatgctttatgggcggaggtgccgaactccgatttgttggggtgaagttggtcaaaaagaaattcggagtaccgatttggtcttagaaatgaatagcaagattgatatgattcgggatcatttgaaaaaggcgcaagatagacaaaagtcgtatgccgacaagcgtagacgaacgatcgaatttcaagaaggtgacatggtgatgcttaaggtttcgccatggaaaggtattattcggtttcaaaaacggggaaagttagctcctcggtttattggtccttttaaaattttagctcgtgttggtgaagtcgcgtatcgtttgaaattacccaaagagcttgcggggatccataatacatttcatgtttcccatctccgtaagtatcttgcggatgattcatcatgggtgccattagacgagattgagctaaacaataagttagagtattgataatgctaaaaacgaacatatatttcatagcattattcctcaagaaagacaagcttttagttgcaattgttctatttaaaagtgatattcgtttaaataataaaaggtgaagacaaaagacagattcgacgaattgaagacgcaaacgaccaaaaagctcaaaagtacaaaagacaatcaaagaggttccaattattgataagaaacgtctcgaaattacaagaatacaagattcaaaacgtaaagtacaaaatataaaattgtacgcaaggacgttcgaaaatccggaactgggacatgagtcaactctcaacgctcgacgcaacggactaaaaattacaaatcaactatgcacataaatataatataataaacaaagtattaaaaccttgttacaattcgaatccccaattagttggaatatttgacttcgggaataagaataatttgacgaaggctttcgctctttatatttatgactgatggactattatggacaaatccgtatggacatattaaataatccaggacaaaggacaattaacccatgggcataaaactaaaatcaacacgtcaaacatcatgattacggaagtttaaataagcataattcttttatttcatatttaatttcctttattttatatttaattgcacttctaattatcgcacttttatttattgttatttaatcgcacttttaattatcgtactttttaattatcgcaattttattttatcgcacttttatttattgcaatttcattatcgttatttattttacgctttaaattaagtcttttatttatttaatattttacattaggttttaactgcgactaaagttttaaaatcgacaaaccggtcattaaacggtaaaaaccccctttataataataatattacttatatatatatatatatatatatttgtatttttataaaagtaaaccaatatagcgttgagctttgtttaaaaaagattctctgtggaacgaaccggacttactaaaaactacactactgtacgattaggtacactgcctataagtgttgtagcaaggtttaagtatatctgttctataaataaataaatatcttgtgtaaaattgtatcgtatttaatagtatttcctgctaaaatttaatagtattttataccccttagctttgacatcaagtatttttggcgccgctgccggggagatcttcttaaaagccggaagcgcaacgctacataaaaaaaaaaaaagatttttagtttacttttattaaaatttgtttttataaaaatacgttttaaatattcaaaaatataaaaagaaaaacaaaaatttatatatttttaagagtttgttaaaagttttataagtttctttatttttattttagtttataaaaatataagttttatttaaatatcttttatttatattaaaacagaaaattaaaaaacatataaaaaaaaacgcgtaaatttcctgttccagagttgaaaactggaaccccgcgac
This genomic interval carries:
- the LOC139897704 gene encoding large ribosomal subunit protein eL34-like → MVQRLTYRKRHSYATKSNQHRVVKTPGGKLVYQTTKKRASGPKCPVTGKRIQGIPHLRPAEYRRSRLSRNRRTVNRAYGGVLSAGAVRERIIRAFLVEEQKIVKKVLKIQKAKEKTKA